A single genomic interval of Aedes albopictus strain Foshan unplaced genomic scaffold, AalbF5 HiC_scaffold_244, whole genome shotgun sequence harbors:
- the LOC109431226 gene encoding histone H4 — MTGRGKGGKGLGKGGAKRHRKVLRDNIQGITKPAIRRLARRGGVKRISGLIYEETRGVLKVFLENVIRDAVTYTEHAKRKTVTAMDVVYALKRQGRTLYGFGG, encoded by the coding sequence ATGACTGGCCGCGGCAAAGGAGGAAAAGGTCTTGGAAAAGGAGGCGCCAAGCGTCATCGCAAAGTTCTGCGTGATAACATCCAGGGTATCACAAAGCCCGCCATTCGTCGTCTGGCTCGGCGTGGTGGAGTTAAGCGTATCTCTGGTCTGATTTACGAGGAAACTCGTGGTGTGCTCAAAGTGTTCCTGGAAAACGTGATCCGTGATGCCGTCACCTACACCGAACATGCCAAGCGCAAAACCGTCACCGCTATGGATGTTGTGTACGCTCTGAAGCGCCAGGGACGCACTCTGTACGGTTTCGGAGGTTAA